The Stackebrandtia nassauensis DSM 44728 genome includes the window GTAGGCCGTACAGGGCGATGGGGCCGATCTTGGGCAGGAACCGGGTCTCGTACCAGTCACGGCCCTTGGCGCGTTCACCCAGGCGGCGGGTGAGGTATCCGGCGGCCAGCGGGATGCCCAGGAAGATCAGGACGTTGACGAAGATCGACCACGCCGAAACGTCCAGATCGGACTGAGCCAGTCCCAGCCAGCCTGGCAGGATGTCCAGATAGAACCATCCCAGCAGACCGAAGGCGAGCACCTGGAACACCGAGTTCAATGCGACGAGGACGGCGGCGGCTTCGCGGTCGCCGCAGGCCAGGTCGTTCCAGATGATGACCATGGCTATGCAGCGGGCCAGACCGACGATGATCAACCCGGTGCGGAACTCCGGGAGGTCGGGAAGGAAGATCCAGGCCAGCGCGAACATCACCGCCGGGCCCACGAGCCAGTTGACCACCAGGGACGACACCAGCAGCCGACGGTCGCCGGTGACGGTGTCGAGCCGGTCGTAGCGGACCTTGGCCAGCACCGGATACATCATCAACAGCAAGCCCAGGGCAATGGGCAAGGAGACTCCGCCGATCTCGATGGCCTGCATGGCGCTGTTGAGCCCGGGGATGCTGCGGCCCAGCAGGAGCCCGGCGGCCATGGCAACGAGGATCCACGCCGGCAGCAGCTTGTCGACAAGCGACAGTTTGCGGGCGGCTGGTGCCGCAGTGGCGGCGAGGTCGGGGGCGCTGGTCACGGGCATTCCCTTCGGTTGTCGGCTCGCAGGCGGGCGGATTCGGCCAGCCCGGTCAGTCCTTGGGCGGTGGCGTCGAGGGCGTCGGGCAGGAGCCGGTAGTAGGTGTAGCGGCCGTGCGGCTCGCTGGTCACCAGTCCGGCTTCTTTCAGTGCCTTGAGGTGGTGCGAGACGGCCGGTTGTTTGGCGCCGGTGTCGGTGACCAGGTGGCAGGTGCAGGCGGGGCCTTGGGCGAGCAGTTCGACAATGTGGCGGCGCAGGGGGTCGCCCAGCAACCGGATCACATCAACTTCGATTGATGACATCAACACGCGTTGATTAGACACCACGATCCCGCCTGGCTGTCAAGGCCACGTGACCAATATCCCCGATTTCGTTGCCGGAGGGTTGACGTTGCAAGTTTACTCAGATATTTTTGAGTCAATGTTTCTTGAGTCAGATTCTGTGGAGCGTCGGGCGCGTGTGCACGCGGCGCTGGGCGATCCCGCACGGTTGCGGATTGTGGACGCTCTGACCGTCGCCGACGCCTCGCCGCAGGAGCTTGAACGCCTGGTGGGCATGCCGTCGAACCAGCTGGCTCATCACCTCAAGTCGCTCACCGACGCCGGAGTGGTGACACGCTCGCGGTCCGAAGGCGACCGTCGGCGCACCTACGTGCGGCTGGTACCTGAGGCCATGCCGGGGCTTCAGGTACCGCCGCGCGTGGCCGTCACCCGGGTGGTGTTCGTGTGCACGCGCAACACCGCGCGTTCTCAATTGGCGGCGGCATTGTGGCACGAACACAGCGCGGTCCCCGCCGCCAGCGCGGGAACCAGTCCGGCTACGCGAGTGCATCCGGGGGCGGTTGCGGTGGCGCGGCGGCACGGGCTGCGGCTACCGCCCGGCAGCACCGCGCATGTGTCCGATGTGGTGGACGCTGATGACCTGGTGATCGCGGTGTGCGACAACGCCCACGAATCGATGGCATCCGGCGCGCGGCGGTGGCACTGGTCGGTGCCCGACCCGGTCGCCAAGGACACCGACGACGCCTTCGAGGACGCGTTCGCCGACATCAGCCAACGCATCAGCCAGGTAGCCCCGTTGCTGGTGACCGCATCGGAAACATCGTGAACAGGACATGCCATAGGCACCGCCGATCATCGCGTTGTCGGCCTGGCGCCGCTGTCTCGCCCGCCAAGGAGAACCTTTATGACCGCTGACCGCACTACCCCACTGTTCGACCGCGACACCGCGCTGCGGCACGCCGCGACAGCACTGGCACGACGGTTTCACACCTGCGTGTCGGCCGAAACCGTTCACGCCGCTCTTCACAACACGTACGCGCAACTGGAATCGGCCACCAAGATCCACACCCATCTGCCCCTGTTGACCATCCGGCGAACCACCGAGCACCTGTCCACCATCTGCGAAACGAAAGCAACCCCGATGACGACCAAACCCGAAGTCCTGTTCGTGTGCGTCCACAACGCCGGACGCTCCCAGATGGCCGCGGCCCTCCTCGACCACCTCGCCGACGGACGCGTCACGGTGCGCTCGGCCGGGTCAGCGCCGGCCTCGGCGGTCAATCCGGCCGTGGTCGAGGCGCTGGCTGAGATCGGCCTGGACGTCAGTAAGGAGTTTCCGAAGAAGTTGTCGGATGAGGCGGTGCGGGCCTCCGATGTGGTCATCACCATGGGCTGCGGTGACGCCTGCCCGGTGTATCCCGGCAAGAGGTACTTGAACTGGGAACTGGATGACCCGGCCGGACAGGGCATTGACGCCGTTCGCGTCATCCGCGACGACATCCACGCCCGCGTGCGCCAGCTGCTGGCCGAACTGGACACCTCGAACACCTGAAGCCGATCACGACTGCGCCGCTTCGTCACCGGCTTGCTGTGATGATGCCGCACAGTCGGGCGGACAGCAAGCCATCAGGTAGTCGCGCAGATCGTCGAGGCTCTTGAGGAACCCGGCCGGGTTGGCGCGGTAATACACCGTCTTCCAGTCGCGGCGCGCGACCAGGATTCCCGCATCGCGCAACATGGCCAGGTGGGTCGAGGTCGCCGACTGCGCCAACTCCAGCCGCTCGGCGACGTCGCCGACGGTCAACTCGCCTCCACCGTCGAAGGCGAACATGATCTGCTGCCGGGTCGGGCTGGCCAGTGCCTTCAAGAACGCCTGGGCCTCGGAGCTGAGCGATGTCGCGGCTGTCGTCACCTGTCTAGCATGCCTCCCGGAATCGTGACGCTCATCATTTTGTCATTTCGCGATTTGACAATATGATAGCTCGAGTGAACACCACTTCCCTTCCCGTTGTCATCGTCGGAGCCGGGCAATCCGGCTTGGCCGCCGCTCACGCCGTCCGCGACACCGGACTCACGCCGCTGGTCCTGGAGGCCGGCGACCGTGCCGCCGGATCGTGGCCCCACTACTACGACAGTCTCAAAGCCTTCTCCCCCAACCGGTTCAACAACCTCGCCGGCATCACCTTCGGCGGCGAACCCGACGCCTACCCCACCCGCGACGAGGTCGCGGCCTACCTGGAACGCTTCACCGAAAGCCTGAGCGTGGAGATCCGCACTGGCACCCGGGTCACCGCCGTGTCGAGCGAGTCCGGGCGCTACCTCGTGGCCACCGCCAACGGGGACACCGTGGAGGCGTCGGGGCTCGTGGCCGCCACCGGTTCCTTCGCCAACCCACATTTCCCCGACTTCGACGGGACCGATCGCTTCGGCGGGGAGCTGTTGCACGTCGCCGACTACCGCGAACCCAGCCCCTACAAGAGGAAGCGCGTCATCGTGGTGGGTGCGGGCGACTCGGCCGTCCAGGTCGCCGTCGAACTCGCCCATGTCGCGACCGTGACGCTGGCCAGCCACCAGATGCCCACGCTGGTCCCGCAGCTGTTCAACGGCCGCGACGTCCACTACCTGCTCACCGACCGCTTCGACGAGCTGCCGCCCGCGTGGCTGGCGCGGCTGCTGACCGGCAAGATGGTCATGGACACCGGCGGATACCAAGACGCCTTCGACACCGGACTGCTGGACCGCCGCGACATGTTCACCGGCCTCACCGAAACCGGGGTGGTGTGGCCCGACGGCGGTCACGACCCGGTCGACGCGATCATCCTGGCCACCGGATACCGGCCCAGCCTCGGCTATCTGAAGTCCCTGGGTGCCCTGGATGATCACGGCATGCCGCTGCACTCCCAGGGCGTGTCACTGACCCATCCGGGCCTGGTCTTTCTCGGCGTCGAATACCAGCGCAACTTCGCCTCCAACACCCTGCGCGGCGTCGCTGCCGACGCCGCCCACGTCACCCCGGCCCTGATCGCCTACGCGGCCGGGGCACACCTGCCCTTCACCCAATAACCACGCCTGCCGACTGAACAGCCGGTTCCCTGATGGGCTCCCCGCGGCTCATACTCGGGGGTGGAGGTGGCGGGCATGGCCATCCAGGTCATCATCGGAATCCACATCGCGGCGGGTCTCGTCGCCGTGATCGCGGGCGCCGTGGCGATGTTCGCCGCCAAACGTCCCGGCCGCCATCCGGTGGCGGGGCGGATCTACCTGGGTGGGCTTGCCGTCCTGGTCGCGAGCGCGTGCGTCATTGTCGTGGCCCGTCCGCACACCGCGTTCCTGCTCCTGTTGGGTGCTGCCGCGCTCATGCTTGCCGGGATCGGGCTGGCGGCCAGACGCATCCGGTGGCGTGGCTGGCTGGCGCATCACATCATCGCGATGCCGGGTTCCTACATTCTGGCGCTCACTGCGTTTTATGTCGACAATGGTCCCCGACTTCCGCTATGGCGACTGCTGCCGCCAGCGTGGTTCTGGTTCCTTCCCGCTGCGGTGGGGTTCCCGTTGGTGGTGTGGGCGCTGCGGCGCAACACCGCCGGCCGGGTTAAAGCGCGATAGTCGGCAGCGTTTCGACTGCGGTGTCCGCGACCAACAGTCCTGTGACGCGGTCTGGGGAAGTTTCGGGTTGCATCCTGTACCTAAGTCCAGGTTTACAGTCGGTTTTATGGACACCGAAATCAACTGGACACCTGAAGCCTGCACCCTTCCCACCGCCCAACAACCGCTGCGGATCGCCGAGTTCACGTCGTTGTTCGTCGATTCCCTGCGTACTGTCGAGCGAGTTGCGCCGACCCGGTTGCGGTTGCGGCTTGACGCATCGGCACGTGACCGGGCCGTAAGGCTGACCGAGGCCGAATCGGCCTGCTGCACGTTTTTCACCTTCACCATCAGCGACCCCACCAACGGCCAGATCACCGTCGATATCGATGTCCCGGCCGCGCACACCGAGGTCTTGGACAGTCTCGCCGCCCAGGCCACCAAAGCGGGAGCACACAGATGACCACTGAGCTTCGCCCCGGTGCGCTCGCCGAGGCCGCTGGCATCAATCGGGAGACCCTGCGCTATTACGAGCGGCGTGGTCTCATCGCCGAACCTCACCGCACCATCGGTGGGCATCGGCTTTACCCGCCCGAAACCGTCACAGTGCTGAAGGTGATCAAGGCCGCCCAGCGGCTCGGCTTCACCCTCAACGAGATCGAGGACCTGCTGGCGGTAGGGGCCCATCGTCATGGGCGCCGCCGAAATGATGCGGGCCTGCAAGCCCGCGCGGCAGCCAAACTGGCCGAAGTCGAGCAGAAGATCGCCGACTTGACCGTCATCGGCGACACACTGCGCCAAGCCATCGCGGCAGGTTGCGACGACTTGGTCGCCTGCTCGGCGAATCAGTGTTGCCCTATCCCGTTCGCCGATATCGTCACCGACGACCCGGGTAGTCACCATGCCTAGCCGTATACGCAAGATCCTTCCCAGCTCGATCACCGGTGTGGCCGGACTCGCCTGTGCCCTGTGCTGCGCGATTCCCCTTCTTCTGGCCACTGGAGTGATCGGCGGCGCCAGCTGGGCCGCGCTCGGGCAAGTCATGCCCGGTGTGACTGTCATCCTTGTCGTCGTGGCCGCTGGGACATGGTGGTGGGCCGCCCAACGCGCCAAGGCCCACGCCGCGGGATGCTCGGGCAGCGGGTGTTCCTGCGCCACCAGCCGAAACGATTAGGCTCGCGCCGTGACGATCGTGAAATCCTTGCTGTTGTTCGGGGTAGCCGCATTTGCCGAGATCGGAGGCGCCTGGCTGATTTGGCAGGGCATACGTGAGCACCGGGGCGTGCTGTGGGTCGCTGCCGGGATCATGGCCTTGGGTGCCTACGGTTTCGTCGCCGCGTTCCAGCCCGACCCCCACTTCGGCCGGATACTGGCCGCCTACGGCGGCATCTTCGTCGCGGGTTCCCTGGCCTGGGGCATCGTCATGGACGGATACCGCCCCGACCGCTTCGACTACATCGGCGCCGCCATCTGCCTCATCGGGGTCGCCGTCATCATGTACGCACCGCGCACGTGAATGCCGACGGCAAGCATCCGCCGCGACCGGGTAATTCGAAACTGCGGATCGCGACCGCCGCGATCGGATCTTGTGGAGGAACCCCAGTGGTACAGGTGGTGTCCGCCTAAAGGCGGTCATGCGCATCGACCCCGCCGCGTATCGGCGTCAGCTGCGAGGCACGCGGTGGTCTAGCCGGGTTTGATTGCCTGGACGATCGCGGAATGAATCCCGGCGCCGTGGTCGGCGGTGAGCGTGATGTCGATGTCGCCGAAGCCGATGGCGGACAACATGTCGCGGTACTGGTGCGTGGTCAGCGTGCCGACAGCGCATCCGATCTGGGCTTCGACGCGTTGGCGTTCGGCCGGGTCGGCCTCGCCGTGGGCGACGACGTCGCTGATGCCGAAGCGGCCCGCGGGTTTGAGCACCCGGAACGCTTCGGTGAGGGTCGCGGTCTTGTCGCTGGACAGGCACAGCGCACAGTTGGAGATCACCGCGTCGACGCTGGCGTCGGGAAGCGGGATGTTCTCGATGTCGCCGAGCAGGAACTCCACATTGTCGGCACCGGCTTCGGCGGCGTGGCGGCGGGCCAGGGCCACCATGTCGGCGCTGGCGTCGAGTCCGTATGCCTTGCCGCCCGGGGAGACCCGGCGGGCTGACAGCAGTACGTCGATGCCGCCGCCCGAGCCCAGGTCCAGCACGATGTCACCGGGGCGCAGGTCGGCCACCGCCACCGGGTCGCCGCAGCCGAGGCTGGCGCGGGCCGCGCCTTCGGGAAGGTCGTCCAGCTTCACGTATCCGCCCGCGCCGAACTTCCCGTCGGCGAAAGCACGCGGTTCGCAGTCGGTCACCTGCGCGCCGTCGAGCGCGGTGCGGGCCAGGGACGAGTATTTGTCGATGATGTTCTTGTGGGACATGGATACTCCTAAGCAGGTGCGAGGGGGAGCCGGACGCCCCATGACGACATCGGCGGCGGACGGGAACGCCGTCACGCACGACTCGTTGACTTGGTACAAGGTGGATGTTCCACTGTGCTGGGCCAGCACGAAACCGACCTCGGCCAGGATCTTCAGGTGGTGCGACACCGTCGACTGACCCACGCCCACCGCGTCCACGATGGCGCCGACCTTCATCGGTTCGCGCCGCTTGGCCAACAGCGACACTATCCGGATGCGGGTGCCGTCCGACAACGCCTTGAACCAGCTGGCGTACTCGTCGGCGTCGGCCTTGTCCAACGGGGCGCCGTCATCTTCTTTCATCGATTATCGACGATAATAGATAAAGCTGCTTGCGTCAACTAGATTCAGTTGCCGCGGACGATTCGCGGCGCGAGGGGATCGTCCAGATTGCCGCGATTCCAGCCGCGACGAGTACGGCCGCCATGACCAGGAACAGCGGTTGGTTTCCGCCGAACCAGGCGGCCAGGACCGCCCCGGCGAACGGGGTGGCGGCCATCGCGACAGTGGACGGTGCACTGTAGATGCCGTAGAGGGTCCCGAAACCATCGGTGCCCCAGCGGTCGGATACCGCCGTGGCCTCCAGCAATGTGAAGACGCCCCTGGTGGCGCCGAAGACGATCGCCGCGAGGATGACGGCCACGGGCTGTCCGGTGGTGAGGGCGGTGGCCGCCAAGGCCACGGCGGCGGCCACGAACACCGCGACGGTGCGGGTGCGCACACTGGTGCGGGCGGTGAGCCGGGCGTATCCGATGCGGCCCAGCAGTTGCCCGGCGCCGCACAACCCGAGGACCCACGCGGCGAAACTGGTGGAGGCACCGTGTTCGGTGAGCATAGGCACCAGATTGATGGTGGCCAGGAACAACGCGAACGTCGCCAGCATGATCACGATCGTCAGGAGCACGAACGGCGCGGAACGGATGACCGCGCGGGCGCCGGTGTGGGTCGGCTGGTCGCCGGAGGCTTTGTGGCTGTTGGGTTTCCACGGCACGCTCAGGAACTTCGCGTGAGCGGGGATGGTGACCGCCGCGAGGAACGTGCCGAGCACCAGATAGGTGGTGCGCCAGTCGGTGTGGTCGGCCAGGGTCGCGGTGACCGGCGCGAAGATCGTCGACGACAAGCCCGCCACCAGGGTCAGCGCGGTGAGCGCCTTGACCCGGTCGGGCCCGTACCAGCCGGTGATCGCGGCGAACGCAGGTTTGTAGAACACACACGCCTGCGCCAGACCCGACAACGCCCACGCCGCGATGAACCACCAAACGTTGGGCGCCAACGCGATCCCGGCAACCGCCACCACACCGAGGATAGAACCGGCGGTCATGACGGGCCGGGGCCCGTGACGGTCGAGCAGCCGCCCCACCGGGATACCCGCGGCTGCCGACACCGCCAGACCGATCGAGAACGCCGCCATCACACCCGCCGTCGACCACTTCGTGTCGGCGGTGATGGTCCCAGCCAGCACGGGAAACGCGTAGTACAGCACTCCCCAGCTGGTGATCTCGGTGGTACACAACGCGATGAGACCGCGCCGCCGCCCCGCAAGCTCTGAGGCTGTTGAGGCGGCGATGCTGGTGTCGGTCGCGCTCATGCGTTGGCGGGCTGGTTGCCGCAGCAGCCGCCTGCGGGTTCAGCAGCCTGGAGAACAGGGAGCTCGACCGGTTCGCCCGAGTAGCCGTGCAGGACACCGGTTGCCAAGCCCTTGCCGGTGTCGACCGGTTGCGTGGTGCCGCAACCGCCGCCGCTGCCGCAGTCGGATGCGGTGGGTTCGGCGAAGGTCACCGAGCCGTCGGCGTTCTCGGTGGTGGGGCTGGAAGAACAGACGCCTGTCTCGGGCAGTTCCAACTGCACAGCGTCGGCGGCTTCGCGGTCCCCGGCCAGCGCTGCGGCAATGGACCGCACCTGCTCGTATCCGGTGGCCAGCAGGAAGGTCGGGGCGCGGCCGTAGCTCTTCATACCGGCCAGGTAGAAACCCTCGTCGGGGTGGGCGAGGTCTTTCTCGCCGTGCGGGGGAACGGTTCCGCAGGAGTGGAAGTTCGGGTCGATCAGCGGCGCCAGCTTCGCCGGGGCCTCCACACCCGGGTCGAGGTCGAGTCGCACCTCGCGCAACATTTCCAGGTCGGGCCTGAACCCGGTGGCGGCCACGACGACGTCCACATCGAGCTTGACCGCTTCATCGCCCGAGCGGCCCACCACCGTCACCGATCCGGCCCCTGCCGGGGCTGGGACGAACTCGTCGATGACGAACTTGTTCACCATGGTGAGCTTGCCGTCCGCGACCAGTTGCTTGAGCCGCGTACCGAGCTTGCCGCGCGCGGGCAACGCGTCGGCGTCACCTCCGCCGTACAACCGAGCGGCCGAGCCGCCGCGGATCGCCCACGTGATCCGGGTGTCATCGGCCTGCTCGGCGAGGTCGGCCAGGTTCAGCAGGGTGTTGGCCGCCGAATGTCCCATCCCGACAACCAAGGTGTGCTTGCCCGCGAACCGTTCCCGCTCGGCGCCCAGCACGTCCGGCAACGCACCGGCCATGAACCCAGCGGCGTCGACTTCACCAGGAGCGGCCAGGCCGTGAGCTCCCAATGGGTTCGCCCGGCCCCAGGTGCCCGAGACGTCGATGACCGCATCGACGATGACGTCGGTGTATCCACCCGCCTGATCGCGGGTGCGCACCAGGTAAGGACGCCGGTCGCGGCCAACAGTGCGGGTGACGTCCACGCCGTAGCGGGAAACCGCGACCACGGCGGTGTTGTAACGAATGTGCGGCTCCAACACCGGCAAGGCCGCCAGCGGAGCCAGGTAGTCATCGACCAGTTCGGCGCCAGTGGGCAGGTGCGCCGGATTCGGTGCCGTCCAACCATTCGCTTCCAACAGCCGACGCGCGGCGGCGTCGATGTCGAACTGCCACGGAGAGAACAACCGCACGTGTCCCCACTGCCGGATCGCCGCTCCGGGGCCGTCTCCGGTCTCCAGCACGATCGGGGTTATGCCACGCTCCACCAAGTGCGCGGCGGCGGCCAAACCGACTGGACCGGCTCCGATGACGGCAACGGTCTCGGCGGGGTGCTGCTTGTTACGGGACATGATGTCCTCCAGATCCTGTGATGATCGATGTCCAGGTGCCGGCGTCAACGAATGTAATTAATACCAGTATTCCTTGGTGATGGCAAACGTTGTGGTTTAATTGACAACATGGCTACGACGCTGGACGTCCAACCCGATGCCTCCATCACCGAGAAGGCGCGCATGCTGGCGCCCCAGCTCAAGGCACTCGGCGACGAGACCCGGCTGACCCTGGTGCTGCTGCTGGCCGAACGCCCCCGCAGCGTCCGCGAACTCACCGAGGCCACCGGTCTGTCGCAAACCCTCGTGAGCCACCACCTGACCCCGTTGCGGGAACAGAACCTCATCACCGCCACCCCCAAGGGCCGCAGCAATATCTACTCGCTGTGCTGCGACGAGATCGCCGTCCCGGTCCAGATGCTCGCCGGACTCGCCGAGCTCACGGCCGGCTGCGACTGCGACTAGGAACGAGTCGGCCGCCTAAGTGCTCAGGTGCGGTGGCTGTCATCGCAGCGGGAGTTTGAGCAAGGCGTTCTCAATCAATTCCGGCATCGCCGGATGAATCCAGTACTGGCCTCGCGCCATGGTGCGCGCGTCCAGGCCAAACTGCATGGCCTGCACCAGCGGCTGAATCAAGGTGGCGGCCTGCGGCCCGATGATGTGAGCGCCCAGCAGCCGCCCGGTGTCCGGTTCGGCCAGCAGTTTGGCGAAGCCGGTCGTGTCCTCCATGGCCCAGCCATAGGCGATTCCGGCGTAGTCCTGCACCGCGCTGACATAGTCCAGCCCCCGCGATCGCGCCTGTTCCTCGGTGACCCCGACCGAGGCGATCTGCGGCGAACTGAACACTGCGTGCGGCACCACCAGTCCATCCGAACGGATCGGTTCGTGTGGGTGCAGCAGGTTGTGCTGCACGATACGGGCCTCGTGGTTGGCCACGTGTTTGAGCTGATGCTCCGAGCTGACGT containing:
- the arsB gene encoding ACR3 family arsenite efflux transporter, whose protein sequence is MPVTSAPDLAATAAPAARKLSLVDKLLPAWILVAMAAGLLLGRSIPGLNSAMQAIEIGGVSLPIALGLLLMMYPVLAKVRYDRLDTVTGDRRLLVSSLVVNWLVGPAVMFALAWIFLPDLPEFRTGLIIVGLARCIAMVIIWNDLACGDREAAAVLVALNSVFQVLAFGLLGWFYLDILPGWLGLAQSDLDVSAWSIFVNVLIFLGIPLAAGYLTRRLGERAKGRDWYETRFLPKIGPIALYGLLFTIVILFALQGKAITAQPGDVARIAIPLLVYFALMWAGPFALGKLIGLGYDRATTLAFTAAGNNFELAIAVAIATFGVTSGQALAGVVGPLIEVPVLVGLVYVSLWARRYFPGNTRPQEVNR
- a CDS encoding ArsR/SmtB family transcription factor, with translation MSSIEVDVIRLLGDPLRRHIVELLAQGPACTCHLVTDTGAKQPAVSHHLKALKEAGLVTSEPHGRYTYYRLLPDALDATAQGLTGLAESARLRADNRRECP
- a CDS encoding helix-turn-helix domain-containing protein yields the protein MFLESDSVERRARVHAALGDPARLRIVDALTVADASPQELERLVGMPSNQLAHHLKSLTDAGVVTRSRSEGDRRRTYVRLVPEAMPGLQVPPRVAVTRVVFVCTRNTARSQLAAALWHEHSAVPAASAGTSPATRVHPGAVAVARRHGLRLPPGSTAHVSDVVDADDLVIAVCDNAHESMASGARRWHWSVPDPVAKDTDDAFEDAFADISQRISQVAPLLVTASETS
- a CDS encoding arsenate reductase ArsC, with the protein product MTADRTTPLFDRDTALRHAATALARRFHTCVSAETVHAALHNTYAQLESATKIHTHLPLLTIRRTTEHLSTICETKATPMTTKPEVLFVCVHNAGRSQMAAALLDHLADGRVTVRSAGSAPASAVNPAVVEALAEIGLDVSKEFPKKLSDEAVRASDVVITMGCGDACPVYPGKRYLNWELDDPAGQGIDAVRVIRDDIHARVRQLLAELDTSNT
- a CDS encoding ArsR/SmtB family transcription factor encodes the protein MTTAATSLSSEAQAFLKALASPTRQQIMFAFDGGGELTVGDVAERLELAQSATSTHLAMLRDAGILVARRDWKTVYYRANPAGFLKSLDDLRDYLMACCPPDCAASSQQAGDEAAQS
- a CDS encoding flavin-containing monooxygenase, giving the protein MIARVNTTSLPVVIVGAGQSGLAAAHAVRDTGLTPLVLEAGDRAAGSWPHYYDSLKAFSPNRFNNLAGITFGGEPDAYPTRDEVAAYLERFTESLSVEIRTGTRVTAVSSESGRYLVATANGDTVEASGLVAATGSFANPHFPDFDGTDRFGGELLHVADYREPSPYKRKRVIVVGAGDSAVQVAVELAHVATVTLASHQMPTLVPQLFNGRDVHYLLTDRFDELPPAWLARLLTGKMVMDTGGYQDAFDTGLLDRRDMFTGLTETGVVWPDGGHDPVDAIILATGYRPSLGYLKSLGALDDHGMPLHSQGVSLTHPGLVFLGVEYQRNFASNTLRGVAADAAHVTPALIAYAAGAHLPFTQ
- a CDS encoding DUF2306 domain-containing protein, with the protein product MAIQVIIGIHIAAGLVAVIAGAVAMFAAKRPGRHPVAGRIYLGGLAVLVASACVIVVARPHTAFLLLLGAAALMLAGIGLAARRIRWRGWLAHHIIAMPGSYILALTAFYVDNGPRLPLWRLLPPAWFWFLPAAVGFPLVVWALRRNTAGRVKAR
- a CDS encoding MerR family transcriptional regulator, which translates into the protein MTTELRPGALAEAAGINRETLRYYERRGLIAEPHRTIGGHRLYPPETVTVLKVIKAAQRLGFTLNEIEDLLAVGAHRHGRRRNDAGLQARAAAKLAEVEQKIADLTVIGDTLRQAIAAGCDDLVACSANQCCPIPFADIVTDDPGSHHA
- a CDS encoding YnfA family protein, whose translation is MTIVKSLLLFGVAAFAEIGGAWLIWQGIREHRGVLWVAAGIMALGAYGFVAAFQPDPHFGRILAAYGGIFVAGSLAWGIVMDGYRPDRFDYIGAAICLIGVAVIMYAPRT
- a CDS encoding metalloregulator ArsR/SmtB family transcription factor — its product is MKEDDGAPLDKADADEYASWFKALSDGTRIRIVSLLAKRREPMKVGAIVDAVGVGQSTVSHHLKILAEVGFVLAQHSGTSTLYQVNESCVTAFPSAADVVMGRPAPPRTCLGVSMSHKNIIDKYSSLARTALDGAQVTDCEPRAFADGKFGAGGYVKLDDLPEGAARASLGCGDPVAVADLRPGDIVLDLGSGGGIDVLLSARRVSPGGKAYGLDASADMVALARRHAAEAGADNVEFLLGDIENIPLPDASVDAVISNCALCLSSDKTATLTEAFRVLKPAGRFGISDVVAHGEADPAERQRVEAQIGCAVGTLTTHQYRDMLSAIGFGDIDITLTADHGAGIHSAIVQAIKPG
- a CDS encoding MFS transporter; its protein translation is MSATDTSIAASTASELAGRRRGLIALCTTEITSWGVLYYAFPVLAGTITADTKWSTAGVMAAFSIGLAVSAAAGIPVGRLLDRHGPRPVMTAGSILGVVAVAGIALAPNVWWFIAAWALSGLAQACVFYKPAFAAITGWYGPDRVKALTALTLVAGLSSTIFAPVTATLADHTDWRTTYLVLGTFLAAVTIPAHAKFLSVPWKPNSHKASGDQPTHTGARAVIRSAPFVLLTIVIMLATFALFLATINLVPMLTEHGASTSFAAWVLGLCGAGQLLGRIGYARLTARTSVRTRTVAVFVAAAVALAATALTTGQPVAVILAAIVFGATRGVFTLLEATAVSDRWGTDGFGTLYGIYSAPSTVAMAATPFAGAVLAAWFGGNQPLFLVMAAVLVAAGIAAIWTIPSRRESSAATESS
- a CDS encoding NAD(P)-binding protein; protein product: MSRNKQHPAETVAVIGAGPVGLAAAAHLVERGITPIVLETGDGPGAAIRQWGHVRLFSPWQFDIDAAARRLLEANGWTAPNPAHLPTGAELVDDYLAPLAALPVLEPHIRYNTAVVAVSRYGVDVTRTVGRDRRPYLVRTRDQAGGYTDVIVDAVIDVSGTWGRANPLGAHGLAAPGEVDAAGFMAGALPDVLGAERERFAGKHTLVVGMGHSAANTLLNLADLAEQADDTRITWAIRGGSAARLYGGGDADALPARGKLGTRLKQLVADGKLTMVNKFVIDEFVPAPAGAGSVTVVGRSGDEAVKLDVDVVVAATGFRPDLEMLREVRLDLDPGVEAPAKLAPLIDPNFHSCGTVPPHGEKDLAHPDEGFYLAGMKSYGRAPTFLLATGYEQVRSIAAALAGDREAADAVQLELPETGVCSSSPTTENADGSVTFAEPTASDCGSGGGCGTTQPVDTGKGLATGVLHGYSGEPVELPVLQAAEPAGGCCGNQPANA
- a CDS encoding ArsR/SmtB family transcription factor, with the translated sequence MATTLDVQPDASITEKARMLAPQLKALGDETRLTLVLLLAERPRSVRELTEATGLSQTLVSHHLTPLREQNLITATPKGRSNIYSLCCDEIAVPVQMLAGLAELTAGCDCD